One genomic segment of Ricinus communis isolate WT05 ecotype wild-type chromosome 3, ASM1957865v1, whole genome shotgun sequence includes these proteins:
- the LOC125369511 gene encoding uncharacterized protein LOC125369511, translating into MKDLEKHYSAMSKLYYVIGGHDGDDTLKYTFITSLPDEIQPEVNNMIAATKRPVTSITLGEIWQFTLSSIKRLCDQQELFKRLSQRDLIVQKACNKNHLKIKCKATNCVCTNHKKKSGHHFQKYTRSNKKFREKNPKRFKYFRKKRNQRYKSDRCFICKRKGHYAKNCPRNPEKSARMIQQVSMSLSLAGLFRKKK; encoded by the coding sequence ATGAAGGATCTGGAAAAGCATTATTCGGCTATGTCCAAGCTCTACTATGTCATTGGAGGACATGATGGTGATGATACACTAAAGTATACCTTCATCACCTCTCTACCAGATGAGATACAACCTGAGGTTAACAATATGATTGCGGCTACAAAAAGACCAGTCACCTCTATTACACTTGGAGAAATCTGGCAATTCACACTCTCTTCCATTAAGAGACTGTGTGATCAACAGGAATTATTCAAAAGGTTGTCTCAAAGGGACTTGATTGTCCAAAAGGCTTGCAACAAAAACCACCTAAAGATCAAGTGCAAAGCCACCAACTGCGTCTGTACAAATCACAAGAAGAAATCTGGACATCATTTCCAGAAATACACGCGCAGCAACAAGAAGTTCAGGGAAAAGAACCCAAAGAGATTTAAATACTTCCGTAAAAAACGGAACCAGCGGTACAAGTCTGATAGATGTTTCATCTGCAAAAGGAAGGGACATTATGCGAAAAATTGTCCCAGGAATCCGGAAAAGTCGGCAAGGATGATACAACAAGTTAGCATGTCCTTATCTCTTGCAGGACTCTTTCGGAAGAAGAAATAG